A part of Marinomonas rhizomae genomic DNA contains:
- a CDS encoding 2-hydroxyacid dehydrogenase, with protein MKVAVFSCKPYDKRTLATFANEKALSMSYFESRLSMETISLVQGFDAVSCFVNDDVNAEVIHLLKQQGVKTIALRCAGFNNVDLDAAKKEGIKVFHVPDYSPTSVAEHAVALIMTLNRKTHRAYHRVKEGNFALEGLMGFNLEGKTVGCIGTGRIGAAFCRIMKGFGCKVLCYDLYPSQALIDQGCQYLTLDEIYQQSDIISLHCPLNESTHHLINKHSLEKMKDGVMIINTSRGALVHAQEAIDALYSGKIGYLGLDVYEQENKIFFEDMSSHIIQDSVFQLMLTFPNVVVTGHQGYFTIEALNHIAETTIDNLLHHQSDSSGTRQLA; from the coding sequence ATGAAAGTCGCTGTTTTCTCATGCAAACCTTACGACAAAAGAACACTAGCCACCTTCGCCAATGAGAAAGCATTATCAATGAGCTACTTTGAAAGTCGGCTTAGCATGGAAACCATTAGCTTAGTACAAGGATTTGATGCCGTCTCATGCTTCGTTAACGATGATGTTAATGCCGAGGTCATTCATCTTTTAAAGCAACAAGGTGTAAAAACCATCGCCCTGCGGTGTGCTGGCTTCAATAACGTCGATCTAGACGCTGCAAAAAAAGAAGGCATAAAAGTATTTCACGTTCCCGACTACAGCCCGACTTCGGTTGCCGAACACGCTGTTGCTCTCATCATGACATTAAACCGCAAAACTCATCGAGCTTATCATCGCGTCAAAGAAGGCAACTTTGCACTTGAAGGATTGATGGGCTTTAACCTAGAGGGAAAAACCGTTGGCTGCATTGGCACAGGGCGAATTGGCGCGGCGTTTTGTCGCATCATGAAAGGCTTCGGCTGCAAGGTGTTATGTTATGACCTATATCCGTCACAAGCGCTCATCGACCAAGGTTGCCAATACCTCACACTCGATGAAATCTACCAACAAAGCGATATTATTAGCCTGCACTGCCCTTTAAACGAATCGACTCATCACCTAATCAACAAGCACAGCCTAGAAAAAATGAAAGACGGCGTGATGATCATCAACACCAGTCGCGGCGCACTCGTCCACGCCCAAGAAGCCATCGACGCCCTTTACAGCGGTAAAATTGGTTATCTGGGTTTGGATGTGTATGAGCAAGAAAACAAAATTTTCTTCGAAGATATGTCATCTCATATCATCCAAGACAGCGTCTTCCAGCTCATGCTTACTTTCCCGAACGTCGTCGTAACAGGACACCAAGGCTACTTCACTATCGAAGCGCTGAACCACATAGCCGAAACAACCATCGACAACTTACTGCATCATCAAAGCGACAGCAGTGGAACAAGGCAATTGGCATAG